The DNA sequence AGGCAGCGGTGTGTGCCGTGTCACGGATTCCAGTCCGCGCCTAAGTTGTCTGCATCACAGCGCAAATGTCCATTTAGCGCCAGGCTCGGGACGGACGCAGACGCCCGAAGTGGGGCCCCTCTGCATGCTCTTGGGCGCGAAGTTCCTACGTGGCCCATGACACAGCACTTGTGGCCCTCCCCCTCGTTTCCCCCTCCTTGTTTCCCCTCCCTGTTCCCCCGTTCCCTCTTGGAAGGTGCCCCATCATGGCCGCTTACCTCTCTCCTCCTGCCGTGATACACGGCGAGCACGCAGTGAAGACCAGCCAGATCGTGGCCGAGGTGAGCGACCGGCACCCGGATGCGGCGTGGGCGCCGCGGATCGACGGCATCGCGGCCAGTACCGGCATCGAGACCCGCGGGTGGATGCTGCCGTTGGAGACCGCTGTCGCGCCCGGCAGCGGCAACGCCCTGCGGGCTGTGGGCGTCGAGCCGACCCAAGAGGCGCTTGTACGCGACGGGTTCACACAGCAGGACGTGGACCGCGTGATCGCCGCCCTCGAGGCCGTACCCGCGCCGCAGACCGTCCAGGAGCGCACGGCGCCGGCCTGGGAGGCCGTGCAGTCCTACGGGGAGCGTGCGGCGCGCGGGGCCCTGCAGTCAGCCGGGCTGGACGCCTCGGACGTCGACTGCCTGATCACCAGTCACTCCACCACACCGGCACTGCCCGGACTGGACATAGCCCTGGCCAACAGGCTTTCGCTCCGCAACGATGTGATGTTGCTGCCGGCCACGCAGTGGGCCTGTATCGCGGGGACCCGCTCCCTGGCGCTCGCGGCGGATCTCGTGGCCGCAGACCCCGACCGGGTGGTTCTGATCGTCATCTCGGAAGCGCTGAGCACGACCTACCAGCCCGCGGACGACACCCTGGAGTCGCTGATCGTCCGGCTGCTGTTCGCGGACACGGCAGTGGCCGCAGTGGTCACGGGCCGCCCGAGGCCCGAGTCGGTGCTGCGGCTGGACGCCGCCTGGAATCACACCCTGCCCGGCACCCAGGACCTGCACCGCCTGGAGACACGGTCGGACGGCACCCACTTCGTGATGGACCGGCGTGGACCGCGTGCCGTGCAGGAGACGGTCACCGCAATGTGGGACTGGCTGCGCGAGCGTTACCAGGACGACCCCGACTCCTGGCACCCCGACGTGCTGCTCGCCCACCCCGGCGGGACCCGGGTGCTGGAGTACATGGAGCAGACGATGCCCGAGGCGTGGCCGTCGGGGCTGCTGGACTACAGCCGGGACAGCTACACCAGCGGCAACCGCGGAGGCGCCGCCGTGTTCGACATCCTGCGGCGGGCGCATGACGCGGGGAAGCAGAAGCCCGGCAATCGCGCCGTTCTGTACGCGGCGGCGCCCGGTCTCACCGCCACCGCACTGGAAGGGCAGTGGCTGTAGACGAGGCCGCGCTACCCCGTACCAGAAGAACCCCGTACCAGAAGAACCCCGCCCCGGCTGAACCTGGCCGCGCTCCCGCACGCCTGCCGCCTCCCCGACGCGAAGCCGCTTCACCTCGCGACTTCCGCCCAGACGACCTTCCCGGTGTCCGTCCAGCGCACTCCCCACCGGGTGGTGAGCCTGTGCACGATGCTCAGGCCACGACCACCGTCGTCGAGCAGGGCGCCCCGC is a window from the Streptomyces sp. NBC_00299 genome containing:
- a CDS encoding type III polyketide synthase, with the protein product MAAYLSPPAVIHGEHAVKTSQIVAEVSDRHPDAAWAPRIDGIAASTGIETRGWMLPLETAVAPGSGNALRAVGVEPTQEALVRDGFTQQDVDRVIAALEAVPAPQTVQERTAPAWEAVQSYGERAARGALQSAGLDASDVDCLITSHSTTPALPGLDIALANRLSLRNDVMLLPATQWACIAGTRSLALAADLVAADPDRVVLIVISEALSTTYQPADDTLESLIVRLLFADTAVAAVVTGRPRPESVLRLDAAWNHTLPGTQDLHRLETRSDGTHFVMDRRGPRAVQETVTAMWDWLRERYQDDPDSWHPDVLLAHPGGTRVLEYMEQTMPEAWPSGLLDYSRDSYTSGNRGGAAVFDILRRAHDAGKQKPGNRAVLYAAAPGLTATALEGQWL